TGATAATGAAAAACTGAGATTTATACCAATTGAGAATAAAGGATTAATTAGTCACGAAAGTATGCAACTGGCTATAAAAGTTACGAgtaatttgtaatttatttatttgggtgCAAATTGGAGTGTTTACGGTCTTATAACAGTGAGTAACCCCTCATTACGGGTGCTCTAACCAAAGTTTGCTTCTTTTAAAAATAGGATTGAATCTCGCACCTCTAAGTCAAGGGATGGGGTAAGCAACTATCACAATCTAATCCAATTGATTTCAAATTTATAATTATCATTAATTCAGCATGTTAGAACACATGTTATGTAATAAATCTGAGAAGAGTAAACGTGTCTTCATATGGCCGGGAGTGATGtacaaattacaataataatagtgTAATCATTTAAATATTTTAGTTATTATAGTTATTAAAGAAAATCATTTGCTTTTCACAATTAAAGCAATATTATATTACATAAGTATTATGAATTTACTTTGCATTTGTCCGCTACAGTTTGGGTCATTTGAGTACTTGGTTTCCATTCTCATGAGGTTGATTTAATAACAAGAGGTTTTGGGTCATTTGACTATTTGAGTACTTGGTTTCCATTCTCATGAGGTTGATTTAATAACAAGAGGTTGTACATAAAATTAATACAGTCTTTTCACTATCTATTATTTATATCTACTATTTTGCACGGGTTCTAAACTAGttcataaataaataaaaacaaaaaaaagtccGGTAAACTGAGTTGAACACAGGTCTTTTGTCACCAATTGCCATTTAGTTTCATTCAGCATATTAACCAACCTAGGCACCCTATTTTGTTGCAATTATAAAATACGTTATAGGAGTAGTACCTATTGTTGAAGACTCTACCCGGACCATGGACCACCCTGGCGCAGCGGTAGCTACGCCACTGACAGCGGCAATCAAAGTCCTCTAAACAACAAACAAACATGAGCTCAGGCATAAAAATTAAAACTCACAGTTAATCGGCTAGAAATCCAACGATCAGCACTGTCGAGCAGGAGTGGCACAACTTCTAGAGAGGAAAATAATATATATTCCGAGTAAATTAGATAAACGTGAAGTGTATTATTGATTGAATGAAATTTGAATTCTTACCATCGAGTACGATGTTGGTTCTCTTCTCTACATCAGACTCATATGTTCTCTTGGCATCCAACTCATCAATCTTTTGACCGAGCTGCCCATCTTCATCAAGCACCAACACCTGCatcgacaataataataataataataataataataacaaccatAGCAGCATGTACATTAACGCTTTAGGAGAAGGGAGATAACAAAATTACCGTTAGAGAAAGAATCCGTTGATTGATGACTTCATCAAGGAGCTTAAATACCGGGTTATCGGGATTGACTGAAAATCGAGAGGACAAGGAAGACGAGCAAGGGACGTTGCGAAGATGAGATTTGGATTTGGAATTACCGAAACTCAGTGATTTGGGGATCTGGAATTTTGTAGGGATTTCAAATGATTTGTGATTCTTGTTATTGTTCAGAAAACAACATGAAAAAGCTTGTAATTTGCAGCTAACAGCATACGCTGCTGCCATTTTATTTTTCTTAGTAGTCTACTAGGGTTTTCAAACTCCTCTAATAACattatttattataaaaattaaatACTACGAAAACAAAATGGCAGCAGCATATCCAGTGAGTTACAAGTTGCAAACATTTTCCTGTAATTGTCTTCTGaataataataagaatcataaatcATATAAGATCCCTACCAAATCAGTGAGCTTCGGTAATTTCCAACCTGAATCTCATCTTTGCAACTTCCCTTGCtcttcatcctcctcctcctcctctcgaTTTTCAGTCAACGCTTTAgatttgaaggatgtgtatgcaTCCGTTAATGAATTAATCAACAACTACTCCACGTACGCAGAGGTTTTGTCTGTAACGGTATATTTCGTTTCCTTTACTTATTTCCTGAATAATTTCTCCTCAAAACCCGAATTTCATCGTATGTGCTATTTTTTCATGGTCGTTTAATTTTATGTAGATTTTACTTCTCGATGAAGATGGAAAGCACAAACAAAAGTTGGATAAGTTGGTTGGAAATAAAATTGATGAAATTGATGCAAAGAAGGAATCTGAAATCACATTGAAGGGTAAGAATTAGATAATGCAAACTCTACTTCAACTTATTTCTAATTAAAGCACTTGACGTCTTCACTCAGAATCTAAATTTGTTTTCGATCCCTCTGTAGAGGTCGTGCCACTCTTGCTCGAGAATGCCAGTGTTTGGATGAACAGCCGCCTCATGGTGAGCTAATTTATTGCATTGTTGTAACAAATCCCCGTTGGTTTAGGAGTCCATCTTTCTGTCGTGACAGAGGCTTACTTGTTGTACTACTACATTGATCCGTGTAGGTGTCTTTGAATTTGAAAGAGGCATTTCTGAAACTGTTCAAGTCGGAGCAAGTGATGACTGATAAAATTACGCCTCAGAATGATGAGCAAGAGGCATTGGTTGCTGCCAACCCGTTTAATGCTACCCGTTGCACTGAGGTACTCACATCGTTATATGATCCCTACATTCAAAGTCTCAGTGTCTTGGTATTCTGTAGATTGTCTGCTTTATACGGAGTAATAGATTCCATATATGCTTCTTGTCTATCTACTTATGTTTGTCAGATTTCTAGGCTTTCTTCAACCATATCAATCAGCAAACTTATTTAGATTTAGGGAAGAATAAGAGTTAGCTCAAGTGGTAAGAGCTCTCTTATCCCaactatgaaaaaaaaaatgactaCTTTACGGTAAATAGTGACGACTTTGAAAAAAATGTTCATTTTTTAGTCACAACTCATTACGTTCACTTTCTCCACTGATATGATATTGCGCCGTAATAGTGTTTCTCTCCAAACCCTGTCAATTAATAGTCTTTTTTGTTTTTGTATCTTCAGGTGTACATGGATATATGTATTAAAGATGTACTGGATAacaaattcaaagaaatatacaCCCGAGATGATCTTATAGGCCTACTGCATCACCTAACGTCCACCGAGGCCGTAAAGGGTAATAATAGTCTGACCAGTACTTGTCTTTTTTCTTTCTTGTAAACAAAACGCGTTTTGTGTGATGATTTTTTCGACTTGTTACAGAGCGCATCTACGCTATGCCTACCTGTATTGGTTTCGAGGGAGAAGGGCAAAGAGTTGGAAATATTCTCTCATGCTACCACTTGAACCTAGACCTCACAAGTTTGATGAATAATAACTAGAAGCAACAACTCCGTATACTCCGAAATCCAAATGTGTTCGAAATGTTTGACATTGATGTTTTAATCATCAGGCTAACAATATTTTTTGTTGAGAAAAATCTATCATCTTGCATCTTGAGCATATTAGTCCTGTCACTACTCTGCCCCGTCTTACTGAATGCGGGCTTTTTGGATAACTGTTACCCAAGTATTTGGCATTTGTTTTGTATGGGAACAACTCCATAAACATGCTTTAAATGATTACTCCTCGTTGTTTCTGTATGTAGTTTATTCTAGTTAGTGTTTTCTGCTTGCAAACACCACTTTCTGTATTTTAGTTAATTACTTGGCGGCTACAAAGTGACGGATCTATTGCCAATGGATGAACCAAAATAACGCGAAGAACGTAAATGGGTGTAAAAGATAACGAAATAAGAAATGAACACAAGAGATTGGCCGGTGAACTCGGGTGAAGTGGAAAACCCAACGTGTACATATTGAATTAGTTTAATGATAATTTGAAATCATGTTATTATACAAATTACATATATGGAGTAATGTTTTATTGATACGGATGTTTCacttttttcaaatcaaaaatttaATTAGCTATATTATTATAATAAGTTAGATATTTCATtaatattgaccattttatccgcTCTTCCCCACacaaaaaaaatgttaaaacttgaaaaaCTAACATGAAGAATTAACACTACACTATAtgtaactagtgtagatcccgtgcaaatgcgcggtaaatataggacttttaatttttagtgtattagttatagattttagatttatatctcgcgaatttttataaaaaataactaatattaaaattaatcaaaagaattgaataattccatgaattgtgttttttatgaaaatattttaactacatcaaagtttttaaaaaaatcttttttcgtcacgaagttaataatagga
This sequence is a window from Silene latifolia isolate original U9 population chromosome 8, ASM4854445v1, whole genome shotgun sequence. Protein-coding genes within it:
- the LOC141594447 gene encoding uncharacterized protein LOC141594447 translates to MAAAYAVSCKLQAFSCCFLNNNKNHKSFEIPTKFQIPKSLSFGNSKSKSHLRNVPCSSSLSSRFSVNPDNPVFKLLDEVINQRILSLTVLVLDEDGQLGQKIDELDAKRTYESDVEKRTNIVLDEVVPLLLDSADRWISSRLTMSSDVRVSFEKLRSEEMMSAPNIEANRSNSIRCTKVFLDVSFVIFCTISDKLKNIHTREDLKVLLHHMMSMDGVKSAFVVSIVALLPKEKATALQDFTHSTT
- the LOC141594446 gene encoding uncharacterized protein LOC141594446, translated to MAAAYPVSYKLQTFSCNCLLNNNKNHKSYKIPTKSVSFGNFQPESHLCNFPCSSSSSSSSRFSVNALDLKDVYASVNELINNYSTYAEVLSVTILLLDEDGKHKQKLDKLVGNKIDEIDAKKESEITLKEVVPLLLENASVWMNSRLMVSLNLKEAFLKLFKSEQVMTDKITPQNDEQEALVAANPFNATRCTEVYMDICIKDVLDNKFKEIYTRDDLIGLLHHLTSTEAVKERIYAMPTCIGFEGEGQRVGNILSCYHLNLDLTSLMNNN